TCTAAAGTTTCGAACGATGAAAAGTAAACATCATCGGTAATTACAGCAAGAGAATCAGGCGATCCAACATTGCTTTCTAATCTTTTTAAAACTTCTGGTTTAATGGCAGTAGAAACGCCAATTTGATCACCCATAGTTTTAACAGTTTTGAAATACTTTAAAGCTTCAGAACCGATTTCGAAAATACTACAGTAACTCAAATCACAGCTATAAATACCAAAATTTAAGGCTTTAGATTTAGCATCGGAGTAATTTTTTTCATTACTTGCTGAGTTAAGGAAAGTGATATTTTTATTATTCTTTCCACCAACCATTTTTATAAAGGTTAGCATTTCACCCGGAGAGGGAACTTGAAAAAAAGTTTCAGAAACAGGGTTTACCTTTGTTTCCGTTTCAGTTTTAACAGAATCTGTGGTTACAATTTCATCAGATTTTTCACTATCACCACAACTGTTTAATGCAAACATGGCAGCAGTAGATAGAAATAATAAAGTTGATTTCTTCATAGGAGTAAAGATATGTTTTTTTTAATTACCTTTTAATAATTTATTAACTAGTGCTGCCGCTTCGTTAAATTCAATTGCTGAATAGACTTTCAGGCCTGATTCGTCGATTAATTTCTTAGCCGCGTCGGCATTTGTACCTTGTAAACGAACGATGATAGGAACCTTTATATTTCCCATGTTTTTATAAGCGTCTACTATTCCTTGCGCTACACGATCACATCGTACAATACCGCCAAAAATATTAACTAAAATTGCTTTTACATTGTCATCTTTCAATATTATTCTAAAGGCTTTTTCAACCCTTTCAGCGTTAGCTGTACCACCAACATCCAAAAAATTGGCAGGTTCGCCACCACTTAATTTAATTAAATCCATGGTAGCCATTGCTAATCCGGCACCATTTACCATACAACCCACATTTCCGTCTAATTTTACATAATTTAACTCTGCATCTTTAGCTTCTACATCAGTTGGATCTTCTTCTGTTTTATCGCGCATAGCTAAATAGTCCGGATGTCTGAATAAACCATTATCATCAAATGAAACCTTGCTATCTACAGCAATAATTTTATCATCGCTGGTTTTCAAAACGGGATTTATTTCAAATAATGAAGCGTCAATAGACTCGTATGCTTTGTAAAGTGAAGTGACAAACTTCACCATTTCTTTAAAGGCATTACCACTTAAACCTAAATTAAAGGCTATTTTACGAGCTTGAAAAGCTTGTAAACCTACACGCGGATCAATTTCTTCTTTCCAAATTTTATCAGGTGTATGTTCTGCTACAGCTTCAATATCCATTCCACCTTCCGTTGAATAAATAATGGTATTTCTTCCTTTTGCTCTATCTAATAGAACACTCATATAAAACTCTTTGGTTGGAGAATTTCCGGGATAATAAACATCTTGGGCTACCAATACTTTGTGTACCTTTTTACCTTTAGCACTAGTTTGAGGGGTAATTAAATTCATTCCTATAATAGCGGATGCTTTTTCCTTCACTTCATCTAAATTCTTGGCTAGTTTAACTCCGCCGCCTTTACCTCTTCCACCTGCATGTATTTGCGCTTTAATAACTACCCAATCACTATTGTATTTTGCTTTCATTTCCTTTGCAGCGGCTACAGCTTGATCAACGGTTTCTGCTACAACACCTTCTTGAATGGCTA
This region of Sphingobacteriaceae bacterium genomic DNA includes:
- the sucC gene encoding ADP-forming succinate--CoA ligase subunit beta, with translation MNIHEYQGKSILKSFGVAIQEGVVAETVDQAVAAAKEMKAKYNSDWVVIKAQIHAGGRGKGGGVKLAKNLDEVKEKASAIIGMNLITPQTSAKGKKVHKVLVAQDVYYPGNSPTKEFYMSVLLDRAKGRNTIIYSTEGGMDIEAVAEHTPDKIWKEEIDPRVGLQAFQARKIAFNLGLSGNAFKEMVKFVTSLYKAYESIDASLFEINPVLKTSDDKIIAVDSKVSFDDNGLFRHPDYLAMRDKTEEDPTDVEAKDAELNYVKLDGNVGCMVNGAGLAMATMDLIKLSGGEPANFLDVGGTANAERVEKAFRIILKDDNVKAILVNIFGGIVRCDRVAQGIVDAYKNMGNIKVPIIVRLQGTNADAAKKLIDESGLKVYSAIEFNEAAALVNKLLKGN